The nucleotide window TCTTTGTGTACGGAGAAGGATGGACGGCCGGCAGCTCGCCCGTGCCCGACGCCGAGCGGGCTCTGAAAGCCAACGTGGGCAAGCTGGACCGCATAGCTGCCTTCTCCGATGAGCTGCGCGACGGTGTGAAAGGTCACTTTGCCCGCCAGACCGAGCCGGGCTTTGCCAGCGGCCAGCCGGGCCTGGAGGAAAGCGTGAAGTTCGGCATTGTGGCCGCCACTCAGCACCCCCAGCTCGACTATACCAAGGTGAACTACTCCAAAGCGCCCTGGGCCAACTCCCCGGCTCAGACCATCAACTACGTGGCCTGCCACGACGATATGGTGCTCTGGGACAAGCTGGCCGCCGCCAACCCCGGCGTGCCGGAGGCAGAGCGCGTGAAGATGGATTTGCTTAGCAACGTCATCGTGTTTACGTCGCAGGGCGTGCCGTTCTTGCCCATCGGCGACGAGTTTCTGCGCACCAAGGGCGGCTCGCATAACTCCTATAATCAGCCCGACGCCGTGAATCAACTGGATTGGGGCCGCAAAGCTCAATACGCGCGGGTGTTCGAGTTCTACCGCCAGCTGATTGCCCTGCGCCGTGCCCACCCAGCCTTTCGTCTGCCTTCGCAGGCTGCCATTCAAGAGCACCTGGAGTTTTTGCCCAACGTGCCGGCCAATACCATCGGCTACCGCCTGAAAGACCACGCCGGCGGCGACGAGTGGAACACGATTACGGTGCTTTTCAATGGCAACCGCCAGCCCGCTTCGCTGACCGTGCCCGGTGGCAAGTACTCTGTGGTGCTGGCCGGCAAAGAAATCAACCCCAAAGGTATCCGGCCGCTGGAAGTTGCCGGGGTGAGTGCAACGGTGGAAGTGCCCGCTTCCTCAGCCCTGATTCTGGTGCAGCCGTAGCGGCTCTCGGGCCGGGTAGGTAGCTCAACCGTAGCAACCGGCC belongs to Hymenobacter sp. J193 and includes:
- a CDS encoding alpha-1,6-glucosidase domain-containing protein, with translation MASERPMVRKLIVESVAYWARHYHVDGFRFDLMGVLDLRTMRSVRVALDEIDHSIFVYGEGWTAGSSPVPDAERALKANVGKLDRIAAFSDELRDGVKGHFARQTEPGFASGQPGLEESVKFGIVAATQHPQLDYTKVNYSKAPWANSPAQTINYVACHDDMVLWDKLAAANPGVPEAERVKMDLLSNVIVFTSQGVPFLPIGDEFLRTKGGSHNSYNQPDAVNQLDWGRKAQYARVFEFYRQLIALRRAHPAFRLPSQAAIQEHLEFLPNVPANTIGYRLKDHAGGDEWNTITVLFNGNRQPASLTVPGGKYSVVLAGKEINPKGIRPLEVAGVSATVEVPASSALILVQP